The Bacteroidota bacterium genomic interval CTCTACTTGGTAGATAGGGGATGAAAGGGGAGAGTAATTAATCGGTGATTACTAATTTACCTGTTGCCGGACTCACCCCTCTTTCCCCTCTCTACTTGGTAGAGAGGGGATGAAAGGGGAGAGTAATTAATCGGTGATTACTAATTTGCCTGTTGCCGGACTCACCCCTCTTTCCCCTCTCTACTTGGTAGAGAGGGGATGAAAGGGGAGAGTTATTTGTCGGTGATTACTAATTTGTCTACTGCGATGGTTTTGTTTTCTTCTGTCAGCCGAACGAAATACAGTCCGCTTGCGAGATTGTCGCGGGAGAAAACAACTGTCCGCCCGTTGATATTTTTTATTTGTTTAACTGTCTGCCCGAAA includes:
- a CDS encoding T9SS type A sorting domain-containing protein, whose translation is FGQTVKQIKNINGRTVVFSRDNLASGLYFVRLTEENKTIAVDKLVITDK